The genomic segment GCAGCCGAAAACATCCTTCGAAGAGCTGGTCGCCGAAATGATGCGCTCCGATCTGGAGGAGGCACGAAGAGACGAACTCTGCAAAAATCAGGGTTTTAAAATTCTCAATCACAATGAATAGCTAAGACACCATGAATCCCAAGGAAACAATATTCGTGGCCGGGCATCGCGGCATGGTGGGCTCGGCCATTGTCCGGCAGTTGGAAAATCGGGGCTTTAAAAATATAGTTACCCGTACTCATGCCGAACTCGATCTTACCCGGCAGGTAGAGGTCCGGGAGTTCTTCGAGTCCGAGAAAATAGACAGAATCTTTTTAGCAGCCGCGAAAGTAGGGGGGATTCATGCCAACAGCACCTATCCTGCTGATTTCATTTACATCAACCTGTCGATTCAAAATAACGTAATCCATGAAGCCTATCGGGCCGGTGTTAAAAACCTGCTGTTTCTGGGCAGCTCCTGTATCTATCCTAAATTCTGCCCGCAGCCGATGAAGGAAGAGTACCTGCTGACCGGCCCGCTAGAACCAACCAACGAACCATATGCGGTTGCCAAAATAGCGGGAATAAAGATGTGCGAGGCCTATAACCGCCAGTATGGAACAAGCTATTTTTCGGTTATGCCCACCAATCTTTATGGTCCGGGAGATAACTACCATCTGGAAAACAGTCATGTCATCCCTGCCATGCTGCGCAAGTATCATCTTGCTTGCCTGGCCGCACAAGGCAATATCGCCGGAATCATCGAAGACGAGCAGCAGTATGGACCCATCCCGGCTGATATCTGTAAAGCCATAGGATATTCCTCTGAAAAAGAAACACTTGACCCGCAACATGAGCCAAAGGTCATCCTCTGGGGAACTGGTTCTCCACGTCGTGAGTTTCTTCATGTCGACGACATGGCCGCGGCCTGCCTTCATGTTATGGAAATCGGTGAGGAATATTTCTTAGACGATATTCCGTCTTTCCTCAACATCGGTACCGGCAGTGATATTACCATTCGGGATACCGCGGAATTGATAGCCGAAATTACAGGCTTCAGCGGAGAAACGCTATACAATGCCAACCAGCCCGACGGCACTCCCCAAAAACTGCTGGATACGGATAAAATCAATAAATCAGGGTGGAAGCCGGAATTCGATCTTCAACAGGGATTGGAGAAAACATACGCGTCATACTTGAAACGGTAGCTCCAAATCTTTCTTTTCCCCAATCCCGGATTAGATCCGGGAACGGAATGACGGTCTGGGGAATATTGGGTTCCCGGAATGATGGGGTGATTCCCTGTTTTTCCTTTTAAATTTCCACAAGCTCTCGTATATTCATTCCCAACATTTTACCGCCCGATCCTTAAAGAACCACTTTAACAATCCCTACCAAAGGAAGTGTCCAATGAAGAAGCGATTTGCCCTGCTCATCTCTATCTGCCTTGTGCTCGTTTTCATATGTGCCCCCGCAATTGCCAGTGATGCTAAAATAGTCAATGGATCCCGTCTTCAGGCGCTGATTAAGAAAGGCGGTAAGGTGCCGGTTATAGTAACCATGAGAGTCGATAAATATAACGATCTGGCAAATGCCTCGGCCAATTACAGGCCCGACAACCCGGCAAGAGATAAAGCACACCCCAACCCCGACGCTCTGTTAACTTCCAGCATAAAAAATACAGCGGAAAACATTCATACCATGCTGCCGGCCAACAGTTATAAATTTAAAAGAAGCTTCCAATTCCTCCCCGCGATGGCTTTATCCGTCAACCAAAAGGCCTTGCAGGCTCTCGCGGCCAACCCCAGAGTCGAAAAAATTTATGAAGACGAGTTGACCAAACTTCCTCCAATAACGCCTGCAACCTCATCGGAAATTTCTTCACCGCAATTGAATCAAAGCACTCCTCTGATCGGTGCCACCGATGCCTGGTCGATGGGCTATACCGGTAAAGGCACTTATGTAGCGATATTGGATACCGGTGTCCGTTCTTCACATGAAATGTTTGTTGGGAAGAACTTTGTCGAGGCCTGCTATAGCAGTTACTATCCCGACCCTTTTTATCTTGCCACACCAGTATGCCCCAATGGCGGGACAGCACAAACCGGACAGGGCGCGGCTGCACCCAGAGCCGGTAGTCACGGCACTCATGTCGCCGGAATTGCAGCAGGAAACAATGCAGGGTATTCCCCAGGAGAAGCCTACAGAGGCGTCGCACCCGACGCTGATATCATCGCTGTACAGGTTTTCACCCAATTTAACGGCCCCATCTGCACTGAACTGGGAGCAACAGCGCCATGTCACCTTACCTCCTCGAGCGACCAAATCTCAGGTCTCGAGTTTGTTTATTCCCTTCGCAACAATTACACCGTCGGGGCCGTGAATATGAGTATCGGAGGTGGAGGAACTGATCTGCCTTGTGATGACGATCATAGAAAAACAATGATAGATCTACTACGGTCTGCAAAAATCGCCACCGTCATCGCCACCGGAAATGATGGTTTCTGCGGTGGAGTCAGCTCACCGGCCTGTATCTCCTCTGCGGTGTCAGTCGGCGCCTCGGATAAAAACGACATTGAAGCATTATACAACAACTACCACCCAACCCTGCAGGAGTTCTTTGCCCCGGGAAGCGCTATTCTGTCAGCCACGGCAGTGAACAATTCAAGCTATGCCGTGTGGAGTGGAACCTCAATGGCGACACCTCACGTTACCGGAGCCTTCGCTCTGTTTCGTGGAGCTTTTCCCGCTGCCGGAGTGACAACTATTGAACAGACACTGAAAAAAACCGGCAAAAGCTTGAGGGGATTGTGTCCGGGAGCAACTGCCATCCCGAGAATCAATGTGGATTTGGCAATACAGCAATCACCCGTCAGGATGGTACTGCCATTCCAGCTATTGCTGCTGAAGCCTAATGAACGATAGGAAATGTAGGTAGTTTAATTGTTCCGGCTCATCCGCTAAAACACAACTTTCTGTATAAATAAGAGATAAAATGCCCGCCATCTATCAGAATCTCCAAACCAAACTAACAACCACCCCCTACACCTGGCTCATCACCGGTGTAGCCGGTTTCATAGGATCAAACCTTCTCGAAACTCTCCTCAAACTCAACCAGAGAGTAATAGGCCTCGACAACTTCTCTACCGGCTTCCAGCACAATCTCGATGAGGTGCAATCCCTGGTCAGCCAGGCACAGTGGCAAAACTTCACCTTCATAAAAGGAGACATCAGCAACCTGGAAACCTGCAAAGACGCCTGTAACGGCGTTGATTACGTCCTCCACCAGGCCGCCCTCGGCTCCGTCCCCAGATCCATTGAAGATCCCATCACCACCAACCTCAACAATATCAGCGGCCACCTCAATATGCTGGTTGCCGCAAGAGACGCCAGGGTCAAAAGATTCGTCTATGCTGCCTCAAGCTCCACCTACGGCGATCATCCCGATCTGCCCAAGGTGGAAGACACCATTGGCAAGCCGCTATCTCCCTATGCCGTAACCAAGGTGGTCAACGAGCTCTACGCCGAGGTCTTTGCTAAAACCTACAACTTCAAAGCCATCGGTTTGCGCTACTTTAACATATTCGGCAGACGTCAGGATCCCAACGGGGCCTATGCCGCAGTCATCCCCAAATGGTTTGTCGGGTTGATCAACAATGAAACGGTCTTTATCAACGGAGACGGTGAAACAAGTCGTGATTTCTGCTATATCGACAACTGCGTCCAGGCCAATCTGCTGGCAGCCACAGTCCGGGATGAGGCGGCAACCAATCAAGTCTATAACATTGCCTTTGGGGAGAGAACGACCCTCAACCAACTCTACTCCCATATCAAGGGACGCGTTGCGGCCAGCAATCCGGCAGCTCAAAATGCCGAACCCCAGTATCGCGATTTTCGGGCAGGAGATGTGCGCCATTCTCTTGCCGATATCGCCAAGGCCAGAGCATTGATCGGTTATGAGCCGCAGTTTTCGGTGATAAGAGGGCTGGACAGGGCTGCTGAATGGTATATGAAAAACCTTGGTTGAGCCAGACCCGTTGGCTCGGGCAGGATCTTGATGCTATGAGAGTGGATTCCGGATCTCACAAGCAAGATATAACGGCTCCTTTCAGGCTGTTTATTTCACACACTAAGTGGGCAGTAGTCAAGACTCCGGCAATATCACCTTCACCCACTCCGGCAAAGGAGAGACCAGTTCCTTAAATTCTCCGGATTTATATACAACTGTTTGCCGAAACGGATCATCTCGTAATGAATTGTTCAACAACCAGGCTTCATCTACCAGAGTAAGGGCAGTCCTGATATGTTTCATTGTCCTGGGGATGCGGGAATGTATCTTGTCCGGTGGCACACTGTGACCTCCCTCCGCCACCCGCTGTTGAACTCGGGCTTCGTTGAGCGCCGGGGTAGTTAAATGAATATAGATCAATATGACCTTGTACCCATGAGCTTTTGCCTGGGCAATAAAGTCTATTTTCGATTCATGTGAGAAAACGGTCTCAAAACAGAATGATACTCCCTTGGCAATCAGATCTTCCCTGATTTTTGCGGCTATTGTAGCCGCTTGATAGCTTACATCTTCTGCGCCTTCTGAACTTATCTCCTTGGCTATTAAATCTGCATTTACAAATTTGATGCCGTGTTTGGCCAGATACAGATTATAAAAAGTGGACTTTCCCGCACCATTGCCCCCGGCCAGGATCCACAGTTTCGAGGTATTCATCAAAGAGGCCTGAATTCACCA from the Desulfopila inferna genome contains:
- a CDS encoding NAD-dependent epimerase/dehydratase family protein, with the protein product MPAIYQNLQTKLTTTPYTWLITGVAGFIGSNLLETLLKLNQRVIGLDNFSTGFQHNLDEVQSLVSQAQWQNFTFIKGDISNLETCKDACNGVDYVLHQAALGSVPRSIEDPITTNLNNISGHLNMLVAARDARVKRFVYAASSSTYGDHPDLPKVEDTIGKPLSPYAVTKVVNELYAEVFAKTYNFKAIGLRYFNIFGRRQDPNGAYAAVIPKWFVGLINNETVFINGDGETSRDFCYIDNCVQANLLAATVRDEAATNQVYNIAFGERTTLNQLYSHIKGRVAASNPAAQNAEPQYRDFRAGDVRHSLADIAKARALIGYEPQFSVIRGLDRAAEWYMKNLG
- a CDS encoding zeta toxin family protein, whose amino-acid sequence is MNTSKLWILAGGNGAGKSTFYNLYLAKHGIKFVNADLIAKEISSEGAEDVSYQAATIAAKIREDLIAKGVSFCFETVFSHESKIDFIAQAKAHGYKVILIYIHLTTPALNEARVQQRVAEGGHSVPPDKIHSRIPRTMKHIRTALTLVDEAWLLNNSLRDDPFRQTVVYKSGEFKELVSPLPEWVKVILPES
- a CDS encoding GDP-L-fucose synthase family protein yields the protein MNPKETIFVAGHRGMVGSAIVRQLENRGFKNIVTRTHAELDLTRQVEVREFFESEKIDRIFLAAAKVGGIHANSTYPADFIYINLSIQNNVIHEAYRAGVKNLLFLGSSCIYPKFCPQPMKEEYLLTGPLEPTNEPYAVAKIAGIKMCEAYNRQYGTSYFSVMPTNLYGPGDNYHLENSHVIPAMLRKYHLACLAAQGNIAGIIEDEQQYGPIPADICKAIGYSSEKETLDPQHEPKVILWGTGSPRREFLHVDDMAAACLHVMEIGEEYFLDDIPSFLNIGTGSDITIRDTAELIAEITGFSGETLYNANQPDGTPQKLLDTDKINKSGWKPEFDLQQGLEKTYASYLKR
- a CDS encoding S8 family peptidase, translated to MKKRFALLISICLVLVFICAPAIASDAKIVNGSRLQALIKKGGKVPVIVTMRVDKYNDLANASANYRPDNPARDKAHPNPDALLTSSIKNTAENIHTMLPANSYKFKRSFQFLPAMALSVNQKALQALAANPRVEKIYEDELTKLPPITPATSSEISSPQLNQSTPLIGATDAWSMGYTGKGTYVAILDTGVRSSHEMFVGKNFVEACYSSYYPDPFYLATPVCPNGGTAQTGQGAAAPRAGSHGTHVAGIAAGNNAGYSPGEAYRGVAPDADIIAVQVFTQFNGPICTELGATAPCHLTSSSDQISGLEFVYSLRNNYTVGAVNMSIGGGGTDLPCDDDHRKTMIDLLRSAKIATVIATGNDGFCGGVSSPACISSAVSVGASDKNDIEALYNNYHPTLQEFFAPGSAILSATAVNNSSYAVWSGTSMATPHVTGAFALFRGAFPAAGVTTIEQTLKKTGKSLRGLCPGATAIPRINVDLAIQQSPVRMVLPFQLLLLKPNER